The following are encoded together in the Magnetospirillum gryphiswaldense MSR-1 v2 genome:
- a CDS encoding pilus assembly protein N-terminal domain-containing protein gives MFKAFFAVAVLTAFAVSSARADTLELGAGQSRRVDAGRGVAQVVIGDPKVADVSVDSAGRIQLFGKRAGSTSLTVLGRNGAVLLDHAVVVRAGGEGTVTVTYGAGKDVKPGGLTVIHACGQGCSRVAEDSSGGASQKP, from the coding sequence ATGTTCAAGGCATTCTTCGCCGTGGCGGTCCTCACCGCTTTTGCCGTCTCGTCCGCCCGCGCCGACACGTTGGAGCTGGGGGCGGGACAAAGCCGACGGGTCGATGCCGGGCGCGGCGTCGCCCAGGTGGTGATCGGTGATCCCAAGGTCGCCGATGTCAGCGTTGACAGTGCCGGGCGCATCCAACTGTTCGGTAAGCGGGCGGGCAGCACCTCGCTGACCGTGTTGGGCCGCAACGGTGCGGTTCTGTTGGACCACGCGGTGGTGGTCCGTGCCGGCGGCGAGGGCACGGTGACGGTGACCTATGGTGCCGGCAAGGACGTCAAGCCCGGCGGTTTGACCGTGATCCATGCCTGCGGCCAGGGCTGTTCCCGCGTGGCCGAGGACAGTTCAGGCGGCGCGAGCCAAAAGCCTTAG
- a CDS encoding Crp/Fnr family transcriptional regulator, whose protein sequence is MTGTEQTLAGIALFADLSREQLAEIETRCRWYHLAEGAQVFDKDSDSLDVYFIVGGAVRILSQALEREVALADLQAGRYFGELAAIDGLPRSARVIALTDCLLASLDGPGFRALLLHYPEVGLRVMGRMTGVIRDLDRRVMELSTTSEAQRICGELLRLAQPMVDRPELWHVADMPNHKDIAAWIGTSREVVAQVIGELARDGVVKRRGMGLSITDLPRLRLLARAA, encoded by the coding sequence ATGACCGGTACGGAACAAACCCTGGCGGGCATTGCCCTGTTTGCCGACCTGTCGCGGGAACAGCTTGCCGAGATCGAAACGCGGTGCCGGTGGTATCATCTGGCCGAGGGCGCCCAGGTCTTCGACAAGGACAGCGACAGCCTGGACGTCTATTTCATCGTCGGTGGCGCGGTCCGCATCCTTAGTCAGGCGCTGGAACGCGAAGTGGCCCTGGCCGATCTGCAAGCCGGGCGTTATTTCGGCGAATTGGCGGCCATCGACGGCCTGCCCCGCTCGGCCCGGGTCATCGCCCTGACCGATTGCCTGCTGGCCTCGCTCGATGGTCCGGGTTTCCGGGCGCTGCTGCTGCATTATCCCGAAGTGGGGTTGCGGGTGATGGGCCGCATGACCGGAGTGATCCGCGATCTCGACCGCCGGGTGATGGAATTGTCCACCACCAGCGAAGCCCAGCGCATCTGCGGCGAGCTGTTGCGTCTGGCCCAGCCCATGGTCGACCGGCCCGAGCTGTGGCACGTGGCCGACATGCCCAATCACAAGGATATCGCCGCCTGGATCGGTACCTCGCGCGAGGTGGTGGCCCAGGTCATCGGCGAACTGGCCCGCGACGGCGTGGTCAAACGCCGCGGCATGGGCCTGTCCATCACCGATCTGCCACGTCTAAGGCTTTTGGCTCGCGCCGCCTGA
- a CDS encoding AAA family ATPase, translated as MSFRVTIDAFALSPGVETALVAAGRERALQHSRLGVHAGGLPGAIVHLAHNPTPQVVIVEENDDDRTMLGRLEQLAEVCDPGTRVIVIGSLNDIGLYRTLLGHGVSEYLVAPVTPGQIAGAVSALFADPAAAPRGKVTALWSARGGAGASTIARNLAWHMGKALGEQAIYLDLDMTFGASDLAFNLEARQSAAEVLAQPERLDSVLLDRFLVVHDDYLRLLPSGGAAPRSLDIQTEAAEQLVDLAARMAPALVLDLPHVWAPWTEALLRAADEVVVVARPDLASLRDCKLLLESLAANRNGNAPARLVINGLDLCRKTQLTVKDFHDTLAVAPALVLPWDSVLFGEAGNNGQLLAELGKGHKIVGQLESLAATLVGRGQARKDRGGKTLWSWLKG; from the coding sequence ATGTCGTTTCGCGTCACCATCGATGCCTTCGCCCTGAGCCCGGGGGTGGAAACCGCCTTGGTCGCCGCTGGCCGCGAACGCGCCTTGCAGCATTCGCGCCTGGGCGTTCATGCCGGCGGCCTGCCCGGGGCCATCGTCCATCTGGCCCATAACCCCACCCCCCAGGTGGTCATCGTCGAGGAAAACGACGACGACCGCACCATGCTGGGACGGCTGGAACAATTGGCCGAGGTCTGCGACCCCGGCACCCGCGTCATCGTCATCGGCAGTCTCAACGATATCGGCCTTTATCGCACCTTGCTGGGCCATGGGGTGTCGGAATATCTGGTGGCGCCGGTGACACCGGGGCAAATCGCGGGGGCGGTGTCGGCCCTGTTCGCCGATCCGGCGGCGGCACCGCGCGGCAAGGTGACGGCGCTGTGGTCGGCCCGGGGCGGGGCGGGGGCGTCGACCATCGCCCGCAATCTGGCATGGCACATGGGCAAAGCCTTGGGTGAACAGGCCATCTACCTGGATTTGGATATGACCTTCGGCGCTTCCGATCTGGCCTTCAACCTCGAGGCCCGGCAAAGCGCCGCCGAGGTGCTGGCGCAGCCGGAACGACTGGATTCGGTGCTGCTGGACCGTTTTTTGGTGGTGCACGACGATTATCTGCGCCTGCTGCCGTCGGGCGGCGCCGCCCCGCGCAGCCTGGACATCCAAACCGAGGCTGCCGAGCAACTGGTCGATCTGGCCGCGCGTATGGCGCCCGCTTTGGTGCTGGACCTGCCGCATGTGTGGGCACCGTGGACCGAAGCCTTGCTGCGCGCCGCCGACGAGGTGGTGGTGGTGGCGCGGCCCGATCTGGCATCGTTGCGCGACTGCAAATTGTTGCTGGAAAGCCTGGCCGCCAACCGCAACGGCAATGCGCCGGCCCGTTTGGTGATCAACGGCCTCGACCTGTGCCGCAAGACCCAGCTGACGGTGAAGGATTTCCACGATACCTTGGCGGTCGCTCCGGCTTTGGTGCTGCCATGGGACAGCGTGTTGTTCGGCGAGGCCGGCAATAACGGCCAATTACTGGCCGAACTGGGCAAGGGACACAAGATCGTCGGCCAGTTGGAAAGCTTGGCCGCCACCCTGGTCGGGCGCGGACAGGCTCGCAAGGACCGCGGCGGCAAGACCCTGTGGTCGTGGTTGAAGGGATAA
- a CDS encoding tetratricopeptide repeat protein — protein MPLWLNACGGGASGGVDDRTLTRAVEPSLRAAAVAAEAANDWNGAAQHWRTLLSHYPDDRAIALSLARAMRIAGKPEASAELMQAMAARHPTDAGIQAELGKDYLAAERLGLALKALDRAAALAPNDWEILSAQGVALDMHDRQGEAQAAYGRALALSPDNPEILNNLALSQALSGDLAAAIASLRQAGEQPSAGAQIRHNLALMLALSGDAAQAERLAAKDLPPDLLRANAAIYRKLAGR, from the coding sequence GTGCCTCTCTGGCTGAATGCCTGTGGCGGCGGCGCGTCCGGCGGCGTGGACGACCGCACCCTGACCCGTGCGGTGGAACCGTCACTGCGGGCCGCCGCCGTCGCCGCCGAGGCCGCCAACGACTGGAACGGCGCTGCCCAGCATTGGCGCACGCTGCTGTCCCATTACCCCGACGACCGGGCCATCGCCCTGTCGCTGGCCCGCGCCATGCGCATCGCCGGCAAGCCCGAGGCATCGGCAGAATTGATGCAGGCGATGGCGGCACGCCACCCCACCGATGCTGGCATCCAGGCGGAATTGGGCAAGGATTATCTGGCGGCGGAACGGCTGGGACTGGCGCTCAAGGCGCTGGACCGCGCCGCCGCCTTGGCCCCCAACGATTGGGAAATCCTCTCGGCCCAGGGTGTGGCGCTGGACATGCACGACCGCCAGGGTGAGGCCCAGGCCGCCTATGGCCGCGCCTTGGCGCTGTCACCCGACAACCCGGAAATCCTCAACAATCTGGCGCTGTCGCAAGCCCTGTCCGGTGACCTTGCCGCCGCCATCGCCAGCCTGCGCCAAGCCGGCGAACAACCCAGCGCCGGCGCCCAGATCCGCCACAACCTGGCCCTGATGCTGGCCCTAAGCGGCGACGCGGCCCAGGCCGAACGTCTGGCCGCCAAGGATTTGCCGCCCGACCTGCTGCGCGCCAACGCCGCCATTTATCGCAAGCTGGCGGGGCGATAG
- a CDS encoding TAXI family TRAP transporter solute-binding subunit: MSEEIDFNQHLQTVLARFQNNDLVRKVVGVVLIAAFVAGAGYFIYDLLPRRHNLTITGGEITGNRHFIAKVLQDEAKEQGVALKIVPTRGSLEALEKLESGELDLALSQGGLEPSFDNIVHVATLAPEYIHFIVKPEIKSLADLRGKVINLGGKSGGTRVVAQNILRTSGLVEGIDYAEANYGNDKLIAMSTGKLPDAIVNVSFVPSLLADYLVKEHGYTILEIPFPGSLALRMGWVADATILGYTYGVEPPVPETDIKTVGVNLHLLANADVPPRAIQAVLEALYSPSVASRTRQTFDEADILRPSGFPLSAGTLAFTTRNEPLLSAEMLEDLKAAAGLAFSLLSGGMIALRWFRGKPVTEQFDDAELKAAIAEVATIQRRLMQDQDAAALAEMDRRLDELKTGILERMAQLRLTDTSLLTTLLAAESGARARLQQVQAA, translated from the coding sequence ATGTCCGAGGAGATTGATTTCAACCAGCATCTGCAAACCGTCCTGGCGCGTTTCCAGAACAATGATCTGGTGCGCAAGGTCGTGGGCGTGGTCCTGATCGCCGCCTTCGTCGCCGGTGCCGGCTATTTCATCTATGACCTGCTGCCGCGCCGCCATAACCTGACCATCACCGGCGGCGAAATCACCGGCAACCGCCATTTCATCGCCAAGGTGCTGCAGGACGAGGCCAAGGAACAGGGCGTGGCGCTGAAGATCGTGCCCACCCGCGGCAGCCTTGAGGCGCTGGAAAAGCTGGAATCGGGCGAGTTGGACCTGGCGCTGTCGCAAGGCGGACTTGAGCCCAGCTTCGACAATATCGTCCACGTGGCGACCCTGGCGCCCGAATACATCCACTTCATCGTCAAGCCCGAGATCAAGTCCCTGGCCGATCTGCGCGGCAAGGTGATCAATCTGGGCGGCAAATCGGGCGGCACCCGCGTGGTCGCGCAAAACATCCTGCGCACTTCGGGTCTGGTCGAGGGCATCGATTACGCCGAGGCCAATTACGGCAACGACAAGCTGATCGCCATGTCCACCGGCAAACTGCCCGACGCCATCGTCAACGTCTCTTTCGTCCCGTCGCTGCTGGCCGATTATCTGGTCAAGGAGCACGGCTACACCATCTTGGAAATCCCCTTCCCCGGCTCGCTGGCCCTGCGCATGGGCTGGGTCGCCGACGCCACCATCCTGGGCTACACCTATGGTGTCGAGCCCCCTGTCCCCGAAACCGATATCAAGACGGTGGGCGTCAACCTGCACCTGCTGGCCAATGCCGACGTGCCGCCGCGCGCCATCCAGGCGGTGCTGGAGGCGCTTTACAGCCCAAGCGTGGCCAGCCGCACCCGCCAGACCTTCGACGAGGCGGATATCCTGCGCCCGTCCGGGTTCCCGCTGTCGGCGGGCACCTTGGCCTTCACCACCCGCAACGAACCCTTGCTGTCCGCCGAAATGCTGGAAGACCTGAAGGCGGCGGCGGGTCTGGCGTTCTCGCTGCTGTCAGGCGGGATGATCGCGTTGCGCTGGTTCCGCGGCAAGCCGGTGACCGAGCAATTCGACGACGCTGAACTCAAGGCGGCCATCGCCGAGGTCGCCACCATCCAGCGCCGCCTGATGCAGGACCAGGATGCCGCCGCCCTGGCGGAAATGGACCGTCGCCTGGACGAGTTGAAAACCGGAATCCTGGAGCGCATGGCTCAATTGCGGCTGACCGACACCTCGTTGCTGACCACCTTGCTGGCCGCCGAAAGCGGCGCCCGTGCCCGCTTGCAGCAGGTGCAGGCGGCGTAG
- a CDS encoding type II secretion system F family protein: MPSLSQLVIIVAAIAAFASVMALGVQLSSRDQLANRLKAVARRRQELSARQRDSLKGVRFQPNRRVSWMKSVLGRLNLQQAIDDPAIKMRLGQAGWRRPSAAVTYIFARVAGPVAGFALALLYTASAFAQAPFLTKAMILLAGTAAGHYLPAILVANAVQKRQQALARGFPDALDLMVICVEAGLSVEAALLKVTDEMANSAPELAEEIGLTAAELAFLGDRRQAWDNLAERTGLAQVKSLSTALVQSEKYGTPVAQALRVLSQENRETRMAAAEKKAASLPAKLTVPMIVFFLPVLFIVIAGPAAIQVMAAWK, from the coding sequence ATGCCGTCCCTGTCCCAATTGGTCATCATCGTCGCCGCCATCGCCGCCTTTGCCTCGGTCATGGCCCTGGGCGTGCAATTGTCGTCGCGCGACCAATTGGCCAACCGGCTGAAGGCGGTGGCGCGGCGGCGCCAGGAATTGTCGGCGCGCCAGCGCGACAGCCTGAAGGGCGTGCGTTTCCAGCCCAACCGCCGGGTCAGTTGGATGAAATCGGTGCTGGGACGGCTTAACCTGCAACAGGCCATCGACGACCCGGCCATCAAGATGCGCCTGGGCCAGGCCGGCTGGCGCCGGCCCTCGGCGGCGGTCACCTATATTTTCGCCCGCGTCGCCGGGCCGGTGGCCGGCTTCGCCCTGGCCCTGCTTTATACCGCCTCGGCCTTCGCCCAGGCGCCGTTTCTGACCAAGGCGATGATCCTGCTGGCCGGCACCGCCGCCGGCCATTACCTGCCGGCCATCCTGGTCGCCAATGCGGTACAAAAACGCCAACAGGCCCTGGCGCGCGGCTTTCCCGACGCCCTCGACCTGATGGTCATCTGCGTCGAGGCCGGACTGTCGGTGGAGGCGGCACTGTTGAAGGTGACCGATGAAATGGCCAACAGCGCCCCCGAACTGGCCGAGGAAATCGGCCTGACCGCGGCTGAGTTGGCTTTTCTCGGCGACCGTCGCCAAGCCTGGGACAATCTGGCCGAACGCACCGGTTTGGCCCAGGTCAAGTCGCTCAGTACCGCCTTGGTGCAGTCGGAAAAGTACGGCACCCCGGTGGCCCAGGCGCTGCGGGTGCTGTCCCAGGAAAACCGCGAAACCCGCATGGCGGCGGCAGAGAAAAAGGCGGCGTCGCTGCCGGCCAAGCTGACCGTGCCGATGATCGTGTTTTTTCTGCCGGTGCTGTTCATCGTCATCGCCGGGCCGGCGGCCATTCAGGTGATGGCGGCGTGGAAATAG
- a CDS encoding CpaF family protein gives MFGRRQSPTPTVQTASAAKPAAPVSAKVISVKAAENDQRLSDIKVAIFNDLIDSVDPAELSRLDPQTVREEISDIVAEIISMRGLVLSAAEQQVVVTDICNDVLGLGPLEPLIARDDIADIMVNGAGKVYIEVAGHIQLTDIKFRDNAQLMNICQRIVSAVGRRVDESSPICDARLADGSRVNVIVPPLALDGPTLTIRKFKRDKLTLDKLIGFGTISVAGAKVLEIAAACRCNILVSGGTGSGKTTLLNCLTRYIDEGERIVTCEDAAELQLQQPHVVRLETRPPNLEGAGQVTMRDLVKNCLRMRPERIIVGEVRGPEAFDLLQAMNTGHDGSMGTIHANTPRDALARVENMVAMGGYNLPAKAVREQIAAAVNVIVQASRLRDGSRRITHITEVIGMEGDVITLQDLFVFDMDGEDAQGRILGTHRPTGIRPAFWDKARYFGRDRELAEALREDRHG, from the coding sequence ATGTTCGGGCGCCGCCAATCCCCCACCCCCACCGTGCAAACCGCCTCCGCCGCCAAGCCGGCGGCGCCGGTGTCGGCCAAGGTGATATCGGTCAAGGCGGCGGAAAACGACCAGCGGCTGTCGGACATCAAGGTGGCCATCTTCAACGACCTGATCGATTCGGTCGATCCGGCGGAATTGTCGCGCCTTGATCCGCAGACCGTGCGCGAGGAAATCTCGGACATCGTCGCCGAGATCATTTCCATGCGCGGTCTGGTGCTGTCGGCGGCGGAACAGCAGGTGGTGGTCACCGACATCTGCAACGACGTGCTGGGCTTAGGGCCGCTGGAACCCTTGATCGCCCGCGACGACATCGCCGACATCATGGTCAACGGCGCCGGCAAGGTCTATATCGAGGTGGCCGGCCACATCCAACTCACCGACATCAAGTTCCGCGACAATGCCCAATTGATGAACATCTGCCAGCGCATCGTCTCGGCGGTGGGGCGGCGGGTGGACGAAAGCAGCCCCATCTGCGACGCCCGTCTAGCCGACGGCTCGCGCGTCAACGTCATCGTCCCGCCTTTGGCCCTGGACGGCCCCACCCTGACCATCCGCAAGTTCAAGCGCGACAAGCTGACGCTGGACAAGCTGATCGGCTTCGGCACCATTTCGGTGGCCGGGGCCAAGGTGCTGGAAATCGCCGCCGCCTGCCGCTGCAACATCCTGGTATCGGGCGGCACCGGCTCGGGCAAGACCACCTTGCTCAACTGTCTGACCCGCTATATCGACGAAGGCGAACGCATCGTCACCTGCGAGGACGCCGCCGAGCTGCAATTGCAGCAGCCGCATGTGGTCCGCCTGGAAACCCGCCCGCCCAACCTGGAAGGCGCCGGGCAGGTGACCATGCGCGATCTGGTCAAGAATTGCCTGCGCATGCGGCCCGAACGCATCATCGTCGGCGAGGTGCGCGGCCCCGAGGCCTTCGACCTGTTGCAGGCCATGAATACCGGCCATGACGGCTCCATGGGCACCATCCACGCCAACACCCCGCGCGACGCCTTGGCCCGTGTCGAGAACATGGTGGCCATGGGCGGCTACAACCTGCCGGCCAAGGCGGTGCGCGAACAGATCGCGGCGGCGGTCAACGTCATCGTCCAGGCGTCGCGCCTGCGCGACGGCAGCCGCCGCATCACCCACATCACCGAAGTCATCGGCATGGAAGGTGACGTCATCACCTTGCAGGATCTGTTCGTCTTCGACATGGACGGCGAGGATGCCCAGGGCCGTATCCTGGGCACCCATCGTCCCACCGGCATCCGTCCGGCGTTTTGGGACAAGGCCCGCTATTTCGGTCGTGACCGCGAATTGGCCGAGGCCTTGCGCGAGGATCGCCATGGCTAA
- a CDS encoding CpaD family pilus assembly lipoprotein, producing MRFFTLPVLAVLLLSGCADQDMSTYDAHQRFRNKVESRELVASFKPGPLSPSDHAALRDLAREHGRRGAAPVAISGPADKAAEIADILKNHGIAADRMAISASGDGAVSVAVPVWVAVVPECGRWEESINPDGANQNTWNFGCSVTRNIGLMVSDPADLVRARETSGRDGNRAVDVLGKYGEGKATSSAAETGATGTLSTVGK from the coding sequence ATGCGTTTTTTCACTCTTCCCGTCCTGGCCGTCCTGCTGCTTTCCGGCTGCGCCGACCAGGACATGAGCACCTATGATGCGCACCAGCGTTTCCGCAACAAGGTGGAATCGCGCGAACTGGTCGCCAGCTTCAAGCCCGGCCCGTTAAGCCCGTCCGACCATGCCGCCTTGCGCGATCTGGCGCGCGAGCATGGCCGGCGCGGCGCCGCCCCTGTCGCCATCAGCGGTCCGGCGGACAAGGCCGCCGAGATCGCGGATATCCTGAAAAATCACGGCATCGCCGCCGACCGCATGGCCATCAGCGCCAGCGGTGACGGCGCGGTCAGCGTGGCGGTGCCGGTATGGGTGGCGGTGGTGCCGGAATGCGGGCGCTGGGAAGAAAGCATCAATCCCGACGGCGCCAACCAGAACACCTGGAATTTCGGCTGTTCGGTCACCCGCAATATCGGTCTGATGGTCTCTGACCCCGCCGATCTGGTCCGCGCCCGCGAGACTTCCGGCCGCGACGGCAATCGTGCTGTCGATGTCCTCGGCAAATACGGCGAGGGCAAGGCGACCTCGTCGGCGGCGGAAACCGGGGCCACCGGCACGCTCAGCACCGTCGGCAAATAG
- a CDS encoding type II secretion system F family protein, translated as MANLPTVIALLVLALFVALGLFAWLLNHLLHGQRARLRRRLAQVVGRKSTIAAAAPRRRSLHRLQSGEQSRGRRWAGQMREQLMRAGIRMDVRLWLGLNVAIAVLVWLVALGLKAPPLLGPLLAASLGFGLPRLLVGWLGKRRIARFTTLFADALDIVVRGLRSGLPLGECMAIIGREVPEPLGPEFRLVMEGQKLGLSLEESLARAVERTPTADFKYFAIVLGIQQQTGGNLAETLAKLSEVLRARKRMRDKIKAFSSEATASAMIIGSLPVVVALLLTAVGPDYIGILFSTPTGHLLLASGGLLMGMGALVMRKMINFDL; from the coding sequence ATGGCTAATCTTCCCACCGTGATCGCCCTGCTGGTCTTGGCCTTGTTCGTGGCGCTGGGGTTGTTCGCCTGGTTGCTCAATCATCTTCTGCATGGTCAGCGGGCCCGGCTGCGGCGGCGTCTGGCCCAGGTGGTCGGGCGCAAGAGCACAATTGCCGCCGCCGCGCCGCGCCGCCGCAGCCTGCACCGGCTGCAAAGCGGCGAGCAAAGCCGGGGGCGGCGCTGGGCCGGACAAATGCGTGAACAATTGATGCGGGCCGGCATCCGCATGGATGTGCGGCTGTGGCTGGGGCTGAACGTGGCCATCGCCGTGCTGGTGTGGCTGGTCGCCCTGGGGCTGAAGGCGCCGCCGCTGTTGGGGCCGCTGTTGGCGGCATCCCTGGGCTTCGGCCTGCCGCGACTGCTGGTCGGCTGGCTGGGCAAGCGCCGCATCGCCCGTTTCACCACCTTGTTCGCCGACGCCCTGGATATCGTGGTGCGCGGCTTGCGCTCGGGCCTGCCGTTGGGTGAATGCATGGCCATCATCGGCCGCGAGGTGCCCGAGCCGCTGGGGCCGGAATTCCGTCTGGTCATGGAAGGGCAGAAGCTGGGCCTGTCGCTGGAGGAATCCCTGGCCCGCGCGGTGGAACGCACCCCCACCGCCGATTTCAAGTATTTCGCCATTGTCCTGGGCATCCAGCAACAGACCGGCGGCAATCTGGCCGAGACCCTGGCCAAGCTGTCCGAGGTGCTGCGCGCGCGCAAGCGCATGCGCGACAAGATCAAGGCGTTTTCGTCGGAAGCCACCGCCTCGGCCATGATCATCGGCTCGTTGCCGGTGGTGGTGGCGCTGCTGTTGACGGCGGTCGGCCCCGATTATATCGGCATCCTGTTTTCCACCCCCACCGGACATCTGTTGCTGGCCAGCGGCGGCCTGTTGATGGGCATGGGGGCGCTGGTCATGCGCAAGATGATCAATTTCGATCTGTAA